In Carassius gibelio isolate Cgi1373 ecotype wild population from Czech Republic chromosome B13, carGib1.2-hapl.c, whole genome shotgun sequence, one genomic interval encodes:
- the LOC127970546 gene encoding glutathione S-transferase omega-1 gives MAPSPKCQGKACPAPGPVPDGLIRLYSMRFCPFAQRTRLVLTAKGVKHEIININLKDKPDWFLEKNPSGTVPVLETSSGQVIYESPITCEYLDEAYPEKKLLPSDPFERAQQRMLLEIYSKVIPYFYKISMGKKRGEDVSVAEVEFTDKVSQLNEYLAKKKTKYFGGASITMIDYLIWPWFERAEMMGVKHCLANTPELRKWIECMFEDPVVKATMFKTEDHKVFFNTYMDGKPNYDHGL, from the exons ATGGCTCCATCTCCAAAATGCCAAGGAAAAG CATGTCCTGCTCCTGGACCAGTGCCGGATGGTCTTATTCGCCTCTACAGCATGAGATTTTGTCCATTTGCTCAGAGAACAAGACTGGTGCTCACTGCCAAGGGAGTTAA ACATGAAATTATCAACATCAATTTGAAGGATAAGCCTGATTGGTTTCTTGAGAAGAATCCTTCAGGGACGGTGCCAGTATTGGAAACCTCAAGTGGTCAGGTGATCTACGAGTCACCAATCACCTGCGAGTACCTGGATGAGGCCTACCCTGAGAAGAAACTGCTCCCATCTGACCCGTTTGAGCGGGCCCAACAGAGAATGCTGCTGGAGATTTATTCAAAG GTGATTCCATACTTCTACAAGATCTCTATGGgcaagaagagaggagaggacgTCTCAGTGGCTGAAGTAGAATTTACAGATAAAGTCTCCCAACTAAACGAG TATCTGGCGAAAAAGAAGACCAAATACTTTGGTGGCGCTTCAATCACAATGATAGACTACTTGATCTGGCCATGGTTTGAGAGGGCAGAGATGATGGGTGTAAAGCA TTGTTTGGCCAACACTCCTGAGTTAAGGAAGTGGATTGAATGCATGTTCGAGGATCCAGTGGTCAAAGCCACCATGTTTAAAACAGAGGATCACAAAGTGTTCTTCAACACCTACATGGACGGAAAGCCTAATTATGATCATGGTTTATAG
- the LOC127970790 gene encoding glutathione S-transferase omega-1 translates to MAASQKCLGKGSPAPGPVPKDHIRLYSMRFCPFAQRTRLVLNAKGIKHDIVNINLKNKPDWFLEKNPLGLVPTLETPSGQVIYESPITCEYLDEVYPEKKLLPSDPFERAQQKMLLELFSKVTPYFYKIPVGQSKGEDVSSLEAELKEKFAQFNETLVNKKTKFFGGDSITMIDYMMWPWFERMEMIDLKHCLDDTPRLKKWTEHMLEDPTVKATMFSTDTYKVFYKSYMEGNPNYDYGL, encoded by the exons ATGGCAGCATCTCAGAAATGTCTTGGAAAAG GAAGCCCTGCTCCTGGTCCTGTGCCAAAGGACCATATACGGCTCTACAGCATGAGATTCTGCCCTTTTGCCCAGCGGACAAGACTGGTGCTCAATGCCAAGGGAATCAA ACATGACATCGTCAACATCAATTTGAAGAATAAGCCTGATTGGTTTCTGGAGAAGAATCCTCTTGGTTTAGTGCCAACGCTGGAGACCCCGAGTGGTCAGGTGATCTACGAGTCACCAATCACCTGCGAGTACCTGGATGAGGTCTATCCTGAGAAGAAACTGCTCCCGTCTGACCCGTTTGAGAGGGCCCAACAGAAAATGCTGCTGGAGCTATTCTCAAAG GTAACTCCCTACTTCTATAAGATCCCTGTTGGCCAGTCTAAAGGAGAAGATGTGTCTTCACTTGAAGCAGAACTTAAAGAGAAATTCGCCCAGTTTAATGAG actctTGTCAACAAGAAGACCAAGTTTTTTGGAGGAGATTCAATAACAATGATCGACTACATGATGTGGCCGTGGTTTGAGAGGATGGAGATGATAGATCTGAAgca CTGCTTGGATGACACTCCTCGGCTGAAGAAGTGGACTGAACACATGTTGGAGGATCCCACTGTAAAAGCCACAATGTTCAGCACAGACACCTACAAGGTGTTCTACAAGTCCTACATGGAAGGAAATCCCAATTATGATTATGGTTTATAG
- the LOC127970460 gene encoding inhibitor of nuclear factor kappa-B kinase subunit alpha has protein sequence MEKPPFRQNQVCGSWLMKERLGTGGFGHVYLYQNQETSEKIAVKLCRLELNAKNKDRWSREIQIMKKLKHLNVVTAKDVPDEMMHIALNDLPLLAMEFCSKGDLRKLLSKPENCCGLKESEVLALLNDVGSGIQYLHENKIIHRDLKPENIVLQDINGKLVHKIIDLGYAKDLDQGSLCTSFVGTLQYLAPELFEGKSYTVTVDYWSFGTMIFECCCGFRPFLHNLQPVQWTSKVRNKGPKDIMAVEDMNGEVRFSTHLPYPNNLSRTLLEPLEGLLQLMLKWDPVQRGGGLNPETKQPQCFGLLDQILNMKVVHILNMTTTQVHSFLLSPDEGLHSLQQKIETETNIELLNQELLQETGVMLDPRKPAAQCVLDGVRGWDSYIVYLFDKSLTKYSGPLTARTLPESVNFIVRETKTPLPLSALKKVWGEAVSYVCGLREDYSRLFQGQRAAMLSLLRYNTNLTRYKNMMFSFSQQLKAKLDFFKSSIQYDLEKYSDQMQYGISSEKMLKAWQENEEKASAFVQVAEIGHLDEEIMALHSEIVELQRSPYARRQGDVMEQLQDRAVELYRQLKAKCKMPDPQHGYSDSSEMVKVIVQTVQNQDRVLRDLYAHLSKILLSKQKIIDLFPKIERTLESIKEADSTVMQMQIKRQREFWHLLKIACAQNSTRSTVSQSGEMSSSLSAWNQTQAQCSSRLPMSLQVPPQEGETVNHLLEENQRYLSQLTSLLQETTEEKSESIMTQDWSWTKYESLVAKSQRL, from the exons ATGGAGAAACCTCCTTTCAGACAGAACCAGGTCTGTGGGTCATGGCTTATGAAGGAGAGGCTGGGGACAGGAGGATTTGGACATGTCTACCTGTATCAAAATCAG GAAACCTCGGAAAAGATTGCTGTGAAGCTCTGTCGCCTTGAACTTAATGCAAAAAACAAAGACCGATGGAGTCGAGAGATCCAGATTATGAAAAA GCTGAAGCACCTTAATGTGGTGACAGCAAAGGATGTGCCTGACGAGATGATGCACATTGCCCTGAACGATTTACCGCTTCTAGCCATGGAATTCTGTTCCAAGGGAGACCTTCGAAAG TTACTCAGCAAGCCAGAAAATTGTTGTGGGTTAAAAGAGAGTGAGGTGTTGGCGCTACTCAATGATGTTG GTTCTGGAATCCAGTACCTCCATGAGAATAAGATCATTCACCGAGATCTCAAACCAGAGAATATTGTGCTTCAAGACATCAATGGAAAG CTTGTCCACAAGATAATCGACCTTGGCTATGCCAAAGACCTAGATCAGGGGAGCCTGTGTACTTCATTTGTGGGGACTTTACAATATCTG GCTCCAGAGCTGTTTGAAGGCAAGTCGTACACGGTCACTGTGGACTACTGGAGCTTTGGCACCATGATCTTTGAGTGCTGCTGTGGTTTTCGGCCGTTTCTTCATAATCTTCAGCCTGTGCAGTG GACAAGCAAAGTGCGAAACAAAGGTCCTAAGGACATAATGGCTGTAGAAGACATGAATGGTGAAGTCCGCTTTTCCACCCACCTCCCGTACCCCAACAATCTGAGCAG GACACTACTGGAGCCCTTGGAGGGGCTGCTACAGCTGATGCTGAAGTGGGACCCAGTACAGAGGGGAGGAGGATTGAATCCAGAAACAAAACAGCCCCAATGCTTTGGTCTTCTAGATCAAATACTGAACATGAAG gTTGTGCACATCTTAAACATGACAACGACCCAGGTTCACTCATTTCTGCTTAGCCCAGATGAAGGGCTTCATTCTCTGCAACAGAAGATTGAGACCGAGACCAACATCGAACTTCTGAATCAAGAGCTTCTGCAGGAAACAGGAGTCATGCTAGATCCCAGGAAACCTGCTGCACAGTGTGTGTTAGATGGAGta AGAGGATGGGACAGCTACATTGTATATCTGTTTGACAAGAGTTTGACCAAGTACTCAGGACCTCTAACAGCTAGAACACTTCCTGAGAGTGTGAACTTCATCG TGCGGGAAACCAAAACTCCGCTTCCTCTGAGTGCCCTTAAAAAGGTTTGGGGTGAGGCGGTAAGCTACGTTTGTGGCCTCAGAGAAGACTATAGCCGCCTTTTCCAGGGCCAGCGTGCAGCCAT gtTGAGCCTTCTCCGCTATAACACCAACCTTACGAGATATAAGAACATGATGTTCTCCTTTTCGCAGCAGCTCAAAGCAAAGCTTGACTTTTTTAAGAGCAGCATACAGTATGACTTGGAGAAGTACAGTGATCAGATGCAGTACGGCATAT CCTCTGAAAAGATGCTGAAGGCTTGGCAGGAAAATGAAGAGAAGGCTTCTGCGTTTGTACAG GTGGCAGAGATCGGCCACCTGGATGAGGAAATAATGGCGTTGCACTCAGAAATAGTTGAGCTTCAGAGAAGTCCTTATGCTCGTCGACAAGGAGATGTCATGGAGCAACT GCAAGACAGAGCAGTTGAGCTCTACAGACAATTGAAGGCAAAATGCAAAA TGCCAGACCCTCAGCACGGCTACAGTGACAGCTCTGAGATGGTGAAGGTCATTGTACAGACTGTCCAGAATCAGGACCGGGTACTGAGGGATCTGTATGCACACCTCAG TAAAATCCTTCTGAGTAAGCAGAAGATCATCGACCTCTTCCCTAAAATTGAGAGGACACTGGAGAGCATTAAGGAGGCAGACAGCACGGTCATGCAGATGCAGatcaagagacagagagagttctGGCATTTACTGAAGATTGCATGT gCACAAAACAGCACACGAAGCACTGTGAGTCAGAGTGGAGAGATGTCCTCCTCGCTGTCGGCATGGAACCAGACTCAAGCCCAGTGCTCCTCTCGCCTGCCCATGTCCCTGCAGGTGCCACCACAAGAGGG AGAAACAGTCAATCATTTACTCGAGGAGAACCAGCGATATTTGAGTCAGCTTACCAGTTTACTGCAAGAAACCACTGAAGAGAAATCAGAGAGCATCATG ACTCAAGACTGGAGCTGGACTAAATATGAATCCCTGGTTGCTAAATCACAACGTTTGTAG